Genomic segment of Apium graveolens cultivar Ventura chromosome 7, ASM990537v1, whole genome shotgun sequence:
CCTTTTATCAGGGTATGGAATAGTTCTGCCACAACTGTTTTTCTGCGAGCAAACAAATTTTCCACCTACATTCTCTAGTTCAAGATCACAACCTGTACACTTCTGGAAATACCAATTATTTTGGTCGCTGAACCGTTTTGCAATTACTTGACAGTAAGCTGAAGGATGTACAAAGATACATGTATCACAACCTGTAAGTTTACGCAAATGAAACTACTGGTTATATTTTCGTTCAATAAAAAAAACCGCCAACCTTTTTAAAATATGCGTTCAGGGCCTTGATCTCCTTGACAGTAAGAAACTTTATAGTTTCTGCTTCAGTTGTTGGTTTTGTAACAGTAACGACAGTACTTGGCAATTCAGCTGTCTTTTTCTTTCCCCAACTATAGCATACATTATTCAATAGGTGAATGAAACTTTTGCAATAATGGATACGGTGTATATAAATTACCTTAGTTTAAGCTCTGTGACACTATAGTGATCCGGGTTTATAAAGATTCTTGTAGAGGGGTAATTTGATAGATGTGGCACTCCTGCATTGTTGTAAACGTGTAATGAAATAGTTGCAGGATATAAGTTATTATTTAGAAAATTAAGTTCAATTCAATCACCTTCGTAGTGACCAACCCTAGCGCATGAGATTAtaatgaaagtattatctttatcaGTCTTGCTAAGTTCCTTCTCAATATGTTGCCCAAACAAATCGAACAATGTCACCTTCATTTTGTTACTGTTTACGAAGAAGTATCTATATTACATCAAAATAAATGGTATATAATTCTAACCCTTTATGTGGTTTTTTAATAACTAACCTTCCGTCGGAGATTTCAAACTTGAATCTGCTTTTCCCGACTTCATCTTTGTTGGTTATGATTAATTCCTAAACATTCTCCACTTTTCCCACCAtatctaaaattataaatttggTTAGACCGATTGTACGAACCATCCAATATATTAAATATTTCAGACGTTACCAATGAGAAATCGATTGTCATTAGCAATTTTCTCCATTTCAGCCATGTCAAAAAGATCAAATGCATACTTTTCAATTTGCAATCCTTCAGTAAATCTTTCACAAATTCAGTGTGAGGGGTGAAAAAAATATGGTTCTTGGTCCTCACGGGCCGAGATGTTTCATCTCCTACATAGTCTTTAACCTTGAAATTCTTCACAATGTAAATGTCTCCCTCCTTTAGTGTTTTGAAATGATCATCACAATGTTTGGAAGATGCAAAAGCATGGATTCTGTTATTCTATGAGAAAAAAAGTAATAGTAATTAGATGTTGCTCCAAATGTAGTACGCAAACTATTACTAAAGCTTTAAAACAATTTTGATGTGGTTACAATACCGAATCATCAATCAGTATCATATTTATTCCCCAGAACTCCTGTCTTTCTCTGTTTTGACCTTTCCAAAAGGACTGAACTCGGACTCTACACTTCCACTCATAAGTTGTTGTGTCAATAGTATCCAACGGGTCGTAAACAATAAGTTCAATTTACGCACAACTGTCATTATTACAAAGCTAACAGTTTTAGGAAGTAATAGGCTACAGATAGGTTATTCAATTCATCGAATAGGCTACAGATAGGATCTGTCTAACAATCAGGATTTGATCAACTGTTGTGATATGATTATTCATTGAAAACTTCAATATCATCCGTTGACGATCGTTAGTCATCCTTTGATATATACAATTGATTGATTATCCATTGAAGTTaaagcatttatccgttgatcaATTCAAGGCCATCCGTTGggaatgacttggatgataagttAAGACTGcaagataaatcagaaggtgctgaATTATAAGATCTTAGTTGATTAAGATATGTAGAGTGTTAGAATTATTttataacatatcttgtaatcgatagaggactgatttgtagctgtgtagtatatacccacagaataggttatcacaatgCGGTGTGCACAGCTCGAGTATTTGTATAACCTAGAaactcttaagaatattgttctttaaagagttttgtaacagtttattaaagatcaatataaattgttatttgattcatctgttcttacttAACTTTCATAACAtatcgatttgtttagtaattgtattcaaacccccttaaacaattaatTTAGTGGGCAACACATTACATCAATTATTATATATGTAAATGAGAAGATGAAGGCCGTGAGTTGACGCCTCTCGTATCATTTCAATCTATTTCAGTTTTGGTGAGACCGTTTGGCTAAAAtcttaaataatcatatatacaTCACATATGATAAAAACTGAAAGTATGAAGTAATATACATATAAGCATAATAATGATTATGTTTAAATTCTTTTTTTTAAGCtatatttttttttgtgttttttagTTAATAACTATGGCCCAAAATACCCACCAACATTTAAACTAGTACAAAATATCTATCCGACATTTCATTTAATGTGGTTAGCGGATTTTAAAATTTTTCTagtatattataatttttatttttgtaaaaaaattaaataCATGGTCATTGAATTTTAAAATACGTGCACAAGTACAAAGAATtataaaaaatcaattatttttgactttttaattttgtattaaaatttaatatttattaattaaagtcattattaaattttaattatttaaaataaaaaattttaacTTTTACCGAACACATCCTACTTATATCAAAATTTCTCCAAACGTTTCATATCACACAGTAATACTGACGGACcctatatctatatctatatgtAACTTAAAAATTGAGTTGCACGTGTAAAAAATAATTGATTTACATATTTGGAATCGCACATCACACTTGTAAAAGAGTAATCTATTCTGCCTCCAATGCACATTGGCCATTTAGTCCATTCCTCCGGATGATTTGTATATTCTGGTTCTGGGACGGTGGCTTTGAACGAGAAATTTCAACTAGGTACCGAATCTATAAGGATGATTAATTTGAATAATGAGATTCTTAGATTTCAGAATGATAAGATTCTGAAATTTGAACATGCCTATTCTCTAAGACAATTATTTTTGGCTATTATGGTTCTAGGACACTTTAAACTTGTGATCCAATGTTGCTAAGAAATGATGCCTtgttcatgctatatgcatttAAGCTTGACACAACCACATCAAGGCTGCCGTTGTTGAATGCATACACATGAGCTTCTCTCTCAATTGCAAGTGTTGGATAAACTCTACTTGTGATGCAAACTCTCCCTTCTCCTCCAAAACTCTCTATGACAGAGTGGTCAatctaaaaataaattaaattatttcgAAATGTTAGAACAAAATACATGTTATCTATAGTAGATGCTGATTCAGATTATTGCACAAATTTTACATACCAAGCTTCGTAGTGAAATCGCTTCATGTCGCGGATCTCTGTCAACAAAAGCTCCGTATGTAGTTTTATCAACTCCTTTCCTCAGAGAAGACCTGTAGTTGAGCTTAATTAGAATTTTGAAGCATAACTTTAATTCTTTCAACTACAAACTTGAACATTTTTGGACTTTTCATAAGAAAAGGTCTGACTATTGTATTGTTGAAAACTGGAGGATGTATGTTTGGACACTCACCTGCTCTGATCACTACACATGAGCACAACATATCTGTTATCATCTCTAAATATTCTAAAAAAAACTGCAGTATGTTCAGTCAAGTCCTTCGTAGCGAATATCAGTAAACCAAAAGGTCCAACTTTGCTGCTGACTGCTGCACTTTTTTTGCTACACAATAGCTGGGGATCAACTGCGTGTGCGTCCATCATTTCAGAATCTATCAGGTTTGGTAGTTTAAAAGAGATCTCTACATCGGCcttttattaaaattaagaaGAACAATCAGAATTTACACTTTTATTACATGTATAAATAGGAACTGAACTAGAAGTAAACTTTTCCTTGTGAGGCTGTTACTACTGGAATTTCAAATAATGACTTTCCTTTTAATTTCTTATCTTGGAAACCAGTATGCTCTCCATGTAGTCTTTTAATTTCTTCGACTGGCAACTGAACTAGCTGCCTTCCATCTTTCGCAAGGTAGACTTCGCGTGGAATAGACTGCAGAAAGTTTTTTGAAGTGAGCAGTAACATGAAATCTACTTGTATTAATGCACAAGCTATTTAGTTGCAGAAAACTGATTCAGATTTCTTCCTAGATTGGCATAAGACAAGCTTTTGATATAGAGGTAGCATCAACTATTGAAATATAAACTTCAATTCAGAAAGTATAAAGGAGTGTCATCAGTAACATAATTTATTGTTCAAATAAGAATTACCTGAATCCCGGACCATCCTTTCTTGATATCATCTGCAGAACTATCAGACTCATTTATCCAGCCCCATAAGATCCTCCTATTTTTTGCACTCTCAAAAAATGTTTTTGATGCATAGAACTTCCCATAATCATATCTTAAGTCTAAACTAATGTTCCTAAGTCCTGTTTCAGGAATAAACTTTTCAACGTCAGGCATATAGGTGCCAAGTGTATAGTAGTCATGAAACTTGATACTTGCTTTCAATACATACTTGTATTGAGGACCTCTACCTGAAGTCTCAACCCCTTCTCTACTATTAGTAGATAACGGATAGAAATCTGGGCACTCCCAGATACCAGTGTTTGCTTCTGAATAAAAGGGGCGATCATACATACTCCACTTTTTAAAATCATTACTCTTGTACAGAACTGCCAATCCGCGATCACTCTTCAAGCTACCAACAAGTACCCTCCATTTTCCATCTTCACCTTGCCAAGCAGTTGTAGGGTCTCTAAAATCATCTTTATTGACACCATTAGGCCGCATCATTATAGGGTTATGCGAATATTTTTTCCAATCTCTAAGAAAAGGGTCAGATAGATTTTTTGGCATTGCCATATTTTGAACCTGCTGATTCTTAACATCAACTCCAGTGTAAAGAATCACAGGCTTCTGTCCAGGAAGGATAGTGACAGAACCGGACCAGCAGCTGTTGGCGTCAAATTCATTGGTCGGATAGAGAGCATTGTTGAGATGAATCCAATTGATTAGATCATATGATATGGAATGTCCCCATACAATAGTTTTACCAAACACCGCACCATAAGGGTTGTGCTGGTAGAACAAATGGTAAATCCCATTATAATACATTGGACCTGCAATAgcatttaaaatttaaaattgaagTCAATTTAATCTGAATAACTGATTACCTTACTGTGATACAGGTAAAAATAGCAATATAGCGTACCGTTAGGATCTATTCTGTCCCAATCATTCCCACCAGATCATCGCACCATAATATAAAACAAATGAAAACAAACTTATTCAAATTCAAGATTAGCACTTCAAATATATAAAGAAAATTAGCACTCCAAATATACAAGAAAAGTTAGAACCTAGTGACGAGTGAGTGTGTGAAGTAGTACCGTTCAACCAGTTCTTTGGAGCTTGAAAGTGGTAAGATGTTCTGCTTGAGAGTTTTGCTTCTCTTGTAGCTTCAGGCTGAAGATACTGATGAGAGGCGTAAACTTCATTCTTACAACAAAGCAAAACACAGACAAATCCTAAGAGCCAAAATGTACAATTCTCCATATTTTCCTAGTCGAAAAGGTTGTGTACTGACTGACTGAACAACACTGATTTTTATAGTCATCAAGGTGCTGAGGCGAGGTAGATATTTATAACAATCAAAGTGAGCCCCTGGAGCACTGAGATTATGAAGCAAAGTTGTCATGAATGAGAGAAAAAGTTAAAGTGGGACACATAAGGGTGCCAAATATGCCTAATATCAAGCAATTTATACATTAATTGACACCTATAAGTCACAAGTGATAAAACCATTATTATGATAGGCCACACTGTTACTTACCTGTATCAACTTCCACTTCCTTACTGAATTCACATGCATGCCAACCTTAGGTAAGCAATGTATCACCTGCAAGCCCAGGCAGTGTTAAGTTTATAAGTTATTTTAGCACAGAAATATATTGATAGATGTGATTTAAAGCGCAACTTAGGTTTAATCGGTACATTCAAGTATAAGGGATAGTCTCAAGTTCAGACTTTTTCAAGACCCTCTTATTTTTCAAGATTTTCTAACCATGTAGGCACTTGTTCTGCAGTCACTACACATGCTgttagaagttttaaaaccatGGAAATCAAATTAGGCGTACTGTGTCATTAAAAAGAACTGTTTAGATTAAAACTAACTAAATTTTGAGCGGTGAGAATATGATAATGTGATAACAACTAAGAAGTGCCAGAAAGTAGCAGCATTGATGGAAAAAAACTAAACATGACAATGACACTACAAATTCTCCTTGTACTTGTTTGGACCTTTGTATATGTGTATCAACACCACTAAATTTGCAAGTCATTTGCTATTTTGCTTGTGTTGGAATTTTGGGCCATAACACAATGGACCATCCCATATAGATGTCCCAACTCAGTTGTGTGAAAGCACCTGTCATTCTTGGTACACTCATTCCATATTTATAATATAAGCATTTTGGTTTGCCATTAATTCATATTCATTTTATAAAGTGCTAAAAAGAACAGACTACTCGTGAAAATTACCCAGGTTGTCACTTAAATTTCAAGCTTTAATTCTCCATGCTTGAGTTATTTTTGGGTTTTCGAAGAATCAAAATTAGATTCCATCATGATTCCGTGAGCCAAACAGCCAAACAACAAGTTTTAATAATCATATTGAAGCATAAAACGAGCTCTACCCTTCTAAGTTACCATTTTTTCTATTTTGAGTAATTTTGATTTTTGACTTTAATAAAATGAtcaaattaagttaattaatGATCAATTCGAGTCAAATTTACAATTAGTGACCTACTTCAGTTTTTTTGACGCAGACAGTCAGGGAGAACAGAACTTTTCTCGACCATTTCATGCTGGACGACGAATTTATCCTGCAAGTTACACATAAAATATAGTTACTCCTCCTTCAGAGCAATGTTATCGGATGAAGGCCAAAAATACCACTTTTTCTGAAATTTGTGACCAAAATACCAAATTTGAGAAATGCGGCCAAAAATACCGACGGAATATCCTTTCTTAGATTGGGTATTTGGAATACGCTTTCTCAGATTGGGTATATGCCCGATTACCCATTCTCAGATTGGGTATATGCCCGATTACCCATTCTCAGACTGGGTATTTCaaccaatttttttttttaaagttAAAATACGCTTTCTGGTATTGGGTATATGAAATACGCTTTCTCAGATTGGGTATATGCCCGAATACCCATTCTCTGATTGGGTATTTCaactattttttttttgttttttttttgaaaaatgttttttttacaaaaataaaaatatttttttttaagatACCCAATCTGAGAATGGGTATTTGATTGGTAAAAATGGCCAGGATATTGAAAATAGGTATTTTTGTCATTTAGTccaaaaaatccaaaaaaatgttatttttgttATTATTTCGATGTTATCCCAGGAGCCGTGATACAAGTCAATGGAGTAGCTTCAGTTTCAAGATCCATTCATCacttttatatttatatttatacatGTAGTTTAATGCTGCTGCAGATCCAAGGGTAAGTGTTGACTAAtttgcatttttaaattatttgGTTCAAAGAAAGACAGAGAGCAGAAACCTCTACATTTTGCAAAGTATAGGGATTCATCTCAAATTTTGAAAACATTAAAATCTTTAGACAATTATTAACTACAAAGATCCGAACTCTCGCTCTACTGTTACATGAAAACAAGCATCTACATTCTACAATGCTGCTACTACTACTACAATGATAGAAAATCTCAGGCATGCTTCACGTAACtgattgaaaagaaagaaaaccTGTTTTCAGTGTTAAAGTCTTCCCCCTAATATTTCATTCCTTCCAAATTGTAGACATCATGACAAAATCGTTATCCCCTCGGGTACTTACAAGAAAACTTCAAAGGCCTCCCTCGCTCTACTCCCCTAAACTTTTAATTTACCTTCTAGTCACAGGTGTCACTCTCATTGTTCTCTTCCAAATGCAGTCCCTTTCAACACAATTATCTCCTCCGGCCTCTGCGCCATCTTCCTCTACATGGAATTCATTCCAAAATTGGAAAAGTCTGATCAACAAGGCCTTAACATTAAAGAATTGCACTGACCGGTTAGATACCATAGATTCCAAGCTCCAAGAAAGTGTAACATTTCTTCCCCTAAAGGACCTCCGGTACGCGCATGCTGCTCAAGAAGGTCACACATGGTTCATGAGCTCCATGAATGACACTACTGAAAAAGGTGAAGTTCAATACCAACAATTCCCTTCCAATTCCTCGAAAGGAAGGCTACTTTGCATAAAAGGTCACGATAATCATGACGGTGCATGGAACTCATATGGACTAGCATGGCCAGAGGCATTACCAAGAAATGCTACTCTCATGAAAGGTCTTACTTTTATATCAAACAGTCATTACGGTCATGATAATTTATGGCATGGGCTATCAGCTATGGTACCGTTTGTTGCATGGAAAATTAAGAATGAGTGTGCTACACCATCAAGGTGGATATTGTATCACTGGGGGGAAGCTAGATATAAAATGGGAATCTGGTTGAAGAACTTAATGGAGGCCACATATTCTGAAAGCATAAATATTCAAACATTTGAAGGTTTTGGTGATGATGAACCGCTTTGTTTTGAAAAGGCTGTGGTGATGAGGCACGATGAAGGAGGAATGTATGGAGAAAATATAATGCAAGCTTATGATCTCATTAGGTGCAAAGCTAGGATTTATTGTAATGTGAGCTTGGAAGATAATATTGAAGGTAGAATAGGAATGACACTATTCATGAGAACAGGGGCAAGGTCTTTTTGGAACGAATCAGAGGTGGTTCGGATATTTACTAAGGAATGCCTGAAGGTGGAGGGTTGCCAGATTCTGGTTGCCCACTCTGATAATCTCACCTTTTGTGAACAGGTCAGTGTTTATTCTTCACTCCAACAACTTGGAAAACTATTGATTTGCTCATAAATATAGGACATTGTAAAAATATATAGACTTTACTGATATAAGATTATACAACCTAGTGTCTGCAAGTGAACATGACTTTTGGTAACATGAATTGCACACGATATAGATCATCAAGACCTTACTTTTTACTTCTGTGCCACAAATCGAAAGGTTTATGTGTAGCATCACATGTCATTTTGGATGCTGAGAACAGCTATGTTCAGTGGCGGAGCTACAGAGGGACTAGCGGTGTTTATAGTCCCCATTACAGACAAAATATTTAACATACGATTGTTCAGCACCAATAATTTCTTTATTACCTGCACTAGGTCCAATTACGAATATTAGTTTGTAGATATTCGATTCAACGTAACCCCAGAGATAGCAGATGGTAGTATTTTATGGGCATAGCAGTAACTTTGAGCCACCGAAACATCAGTTGCAtgaggaagaagtatatgttcAGTTCATTATCAAGCACTTTTTAGCACACGCATCAGTAACTTCTTTTTTTTAGAATCAGAATTTTAATCATTAAAAGCTTTGTTTGTAATAATTCACTTTGAagaatttagaaaaaaaataagaGGAATGAACAAAAGAACTAAACCTCTGTGTTCTATAACACTGATACTATCTAAGTTTTACGCAACAATCTTAATCTTTACTCCTGGTCCTATCAGTAATTTGCGGTAAGTAATTGCCTAAACATTTACCCAAAATAATAGTAAACTATGACATCAGTTGATTGACATTGTACACTTGTACAAGGAAACACACAAATACAGTTACTAATGAAATATGACTGTGCAGGTTCAGCTAATGAGGTCAACAGATATTTTGGTATCACCACATGGAGCTCAATTAACTAACTTGTTCCTGATGGACAAAAACAGCAGTGTTATGGAATTCTACCCCAAAGGCTGGTTAAAACTAGCCGGCTTTGGCCAATATGTTTACAAAATGATGAGTAGCTGGTCTGGGATGAAATATCAGGGCGCATGGCGCGATCCTGATGGAGAAAATTGTCCGTATACTGAGGATGATCGTTGTTTCTCGTCTTTTTATAAGGATGGAAAAATTGGTTACAATGAGACCTTTTTTGCTGAATGGGGGAGCAATGTTCTGGATGAAGTGAAGCGAAAGAAAACAGAGGAGGCATCACAACGAAGATTAAATGATAATCACCGATGTTTGTGTGCTTAAATTTTTGTTTAAACATGCTATGATTATGGTAGGCATAGAAATAGAACAAAGACCTATTTAAATTGTCAATGTTATTCATACTTACTCAGTCAAGTCCTGCTGAAATGTTGCATTTATTCACTATACACTATAATGCGCAAAGAGACGCAACCATCTATTTGGTTTTTAAGAGCATCTGTAAATGCTATGTTAAAGCTCTGAATTCTAATTTGGTTGAAGAAAGAGCAACTGCATTTTGATTGCGAGAATGCCAAGATAACCATCAGTGGAATGACAATCATATTGACGAGTTATTATTGTAGCATACTGTAAACTTCCACAAAATGTTTTGTAAATATCACCATCATTAGGAGAAATAAATGAACATTCAGACTCAGAGAGTACTACAAATGAAGTTAGATTCCATGGGAGGAAGTTTTTAAAATGTTGAGAGTTGTAATTCTAATGTTGTGGGAACATGAGATCACTTGAGAAATCTTGTGAATGCCAAGAAGGTAGGAAGACTGCCAAGATTACACAACTAAAACTCTCGAGAGGGGCGACTAATCACGCCAGAGATAAGGCGATTGTCACTACCATGGATTGTATATTTTCTTCCCTCTAATTATATTAATGTTAGGCGTCTGGATAGAGTTAAAGAAGGCAGATCCCAAGATCCTGCAACTTCTCTCATGGGAAAGCAAGCAGTAAACAACCAAGAAAATAAAGATGTTCCATGGCTTCAAGTTTTTAAATCTTCAAAATATTTCACCACTCTTTCAAGTTTTAAACATCATGACTAAACCACAATCCCCTCAAGTACTTGCAAGAAAACTCCATAGGCCTCTCTCATTTTACTCCCCTAAACTCTCAATTAACCTTCTACTCGCTTGTGTCGCCCTCTTTCTTCTCTTCCAGGTCCAATTTCTTCGAAACCCATTTTTTCCTCCGGCCTTGCCACCAAATTCCTCTACTTGGAATTCATTGCGAAACTGGGAAAGTCTGATCAACAACACAGCCCTTGAACTAAAGAACTGCACCAACCAACTAGATTCCGTAGCTTCCAAGCTCCAAGAAAGTGTAACATTTCTTCCCGTAAAGGACCTCCGTTATGCGCATGCAGCGCAAGAAGGTCACACATGGTTCATGAGCTCCATGTATGACACACATGAAAAAGGTGAAGTTCAATACCAGCAATTTCCATCCAATTCCTCAAAAGGCAGACTGCTATGCATAAAAGGTCATGATAATCATGACGGTGCATGGAACTCATATGCACTAGCATGGCCAGAGGGTCTACCAAGGAATGCTACTCTCATGAAAGGTCTTACTTTTATTTCAAACAATCATTACAATTATGATAATTTGTGGCATGGGCTATCAGCTTTGGCACCATTTGTTGCATGGAAAATTAAGAATCATTGTGCTACACCATCAAGGTGGATATTGTATCACCAGGGGGAACTTAGATATAAAATTGGTAGCTGGTTGAAGAGCTTAATGGAGGCTACATATTCTGCAACCCTAAATATCGAATCATTTGAAGGTTTTGGTGATGACCAACCGATTTGTTTTGAAAAGGCTGTCGTAATGAGGCACAATGAAGGAGGAATGTTTGGAGAAAAGATTATGCAAGTTTATGATCTCATTAGGTGCAAAGCTAGGCTTCATTGTAATGTGAGCTTGGATGGTAATATTGAAGGTAGAATTGGAATGACACTATTCATGAGAACAGGAGCAAGGTCTTTCCGGAACGAATCAGAGGTGGTTCGGATCTTTAGTGGGGAGTGCCGACAGGTGGAGGGTTGCCAGATAATGGTTGCCCGCTCTAATAATCTCACCTTTTGTGAACAGGTCAGTGTTTACTCCTCATCCCCACAACTTGAAAAAATATTGATTCCCTCGTACACACAGACATTCTACAGATAGAGTATTTGCATACACGAGAATTAGTGTCTagatatgtaaatctatataaCCCAAAGATAACAGATAGTATACTAGCGACAAAAACATCAGTTGCATGAAAAAGGAGGATCTGTTAGTTATCATGCACTGAAAAATTACATAACTTCTGTTTTTTATACATTTCAAGTTTTACATGTGCAATTTCTACACAGCTGTTCACCAAACAATCTTGATCTTCAAAATCCATCTCAATTCTACATTCCAACTAACTGCTGTCTAATTCTTATCAGAAATTTGCATAAAATAATTGACTAAAAAAATTAGCCTATGATTGTTGTACTCATATAGAAGGAAGACATGTACAGTTACTAATGGAATTTGATACTGCAGGTTCAGCTAATGAGTTCAACGGATATTCTAATATCACCACATGGAGCTCAACTAACTAACTTGTTCCTGATGGATAAAAACAGCAGTGTCATGGAATTCTACCCTAAAGGCTGGTTGAACCTAGCAGGGGTTGGCCAATTTGTGTACAAAAGGATGACTATCTGGTCCGGGATGAAACACCAGGGCGCCTGGCGTGATCCTAATGGCGATCATTGTCCGTATTCTGAGAATGATCGACGTTGCATGTCCATTTACAAGGACGGAAAAATCGGTTACAATGAAACTCAGTTTGCTGAGTGGGGGAAAAATGTTCTAAATGAAGTGAAGAGGAAGAAAACGGAGGATGCATCACAAGGGAGGATAAAAAATAGTCATCAATGTATCTGTGCTTGAATTTTATCTATAACTGAAGAGTTAGTGAAAACATGCTATGATAATTGTTTGCATGTAGTTATGTGCTTGTTTCGTTTTCATGGTTAGAAACAACTATTTTTATGCTTCTGGTTATAGAACACAGTCTACGCTTCTGCTCTCTTTTTGTTTGTATCAGCATTTGATCAGGTTCATATTTTAGCAACAATAATAGGAATGTAATGGAATTTCACACCTCACATTAGATTAACCGCCACCATTGTTACATTCATCTTGTTTGGAACAATCATGAGGCATGCTACCTATTTATTACCACTCTAACAACAAACTAAAATGTAATTAACAATTGATGACTCTAACTTATCTTGTAAACACCAGGTAAACAATTAATGGGCTAATGCGGATTAAAAGAAATTACTTATCTAATTATC
This window contains:
- the LOC141672655 gene encoding uncharacterized protein LOC141672655, yielding MFHGFKFLNLQNISPLFQVLNIMTKPQSPQVLARKLHRPLSFYSPKLSINLLLACVALFLLFQVQFLRNPFFPPALPPNSSTWNSLRNWESLINNTALELKNCTNQLDSVASKLQESVTFLPVKDLRYAHAAQEGHTWFMSSMYDTHEKGEVQYQQFPSNSSKGRLLCIKGHDNHDGAWNSYALAWPEGLPRNATLMKGLTFISNNHYNYDNLWHGLSALAPFVAWKIKNHCATPSRWILYHQGELRYKIGSWLKSLMEATYSATLNIESFEGFGDDQPICFEKAVVMRHNEGGMFGEKIMQVYDLIRCKARLHCNVSLDGNIEGRIGMTLFMRTGARSFRNESEVVRIFSGECRQVEGCQIMVARSNNLTFCEQVQLMSSTDILISPHGAQLTNLFLMDKNSSVMEFYPKGWLNLAGVGQFVYKRMTIWSGMKHQGAWRDPNGDHCPYSENDRRCMSIYKDGKIGYNETQFAEWGKNVLNEVKRKKTEDASQGRIKNSHQCICA
- the LOC141670583 gene encoding uncharacterized protein LOC141670583 gives rise to the protein MTKSLSPRVLTRKLQRPPSLYSPKLLIYLLVTGVTLIVLFQMQSLSTQLSPPASAPSSSTWNSFQNWKSLINKALTLKNCTDRLDTIDSKLQESVTFLPLKDLRYAHAAQEGHTWFMSSMNDTTEKGEVQYQQFPSNSSKGRLLCIKGHDNHDGAWNSYGLAWPEALPRNATLMKGLTFISNSHYGHDNLWHGLSAMVPFVAWKIKNECATPSRWILYHWGEARYKMGIWLKNLMEATYSESINIQTFEGFGDDEPLCFEKAVVMRHDEGGMYGENIMQAYDLIRCKARIYCNVSLEDNIEGRIGMTLFMRTGARSFWNESEVVRIFTKECLKVEGCQILVAHSDNLTFCEQVQLMRSTDILVSPHGAQLTNLFLMDKNSSVMEFYPKGWLKLAGFGQYVYKMMSSWSGMKYQGAWRDPDGENCPYTEDDRCFSSFYKDGKIGYNETFFAEWGSNVLDEVKRKKTEEASQRRLNDNHRCLCA
- the LOC141674499 gene encoding uncharacterized protein LOC141674499, yielding MKVTLFDLFGQHIEKELSKTDKDNTFIIISCARVGHYEGVPHLSNYPSTRIFINPDHYSVTELKLSWGKKKTAELPSTVVTVTKPTTEAETIKFLTVKEIKALNAYFKKVGAYCQVIAKRFSDQNNWYFQKCTGCDLELENVGGKFVCSQKNSCGRTIPYPDKRFRLCIFYSDDTGSLAIVFPDDEISRIIDKAVIDLQTDCADI
- the LOC141670582 gene encoding beta-fructofuranosidase, insoluble isoenzyme CWINV1-like — protein: MYYNGIYHLFYQHNPYGAVFGKTIVWGHSISYDLINWIHLNNALYPTNEFDANSCWSGSVTILPGQKPVILYTGVDVKNQQVQNMAMPKNLSDPFLRDWKKYSHNPIMMRPNGVNKDDFRDPTTAWQGEDGKWRVLVGSLKSDRGLAVLYKSNDFKKWSMYDRPFYSEANTGIWECPDFYPLSTNSREGVETSGLRNISLDLRYDYGKFYASKTFFESAKNRRILWGWINESDSSADDIKKGWSGIQSIPREVYLAKDGRQLVQLPVEEIKRLHGEHTGFQDKKLKGKSLFEIPVVTASQADVEISFKLPNLIDSEMMDAHAVDPQLLCSKKSAAVSSKVGPFGLLIFATKDLTEHTAVFFRIFRDDNRYVVLMCSDQSRSSLRKGVDKTTYGAFVDRDPRHEAISLRSLIDHSVIESFGGEGRVCITSRVYPTLAIEREAHVYAFNNGSLDVVVSSLNAYSMNKASFLSNIGSQV